A genomic window from Pseudomonadales bacterium includes:
- a CDS encoding DUF3617 family protein: MKRFALVFLTLPLVPLWAADDLTPGLYEISTEMISSELPLPATTYTTTTCLSSENLEKDLSKTLAALPEGQECEAVNFELASGQARISIRCITPMGAMQLDSQGIYSADGYSLASTVSTELAGRELKINSKTTGKRIGDC, encoded by the coding sequence ATGAAGCGCTTTGCCCTCGTCTTCCTCACGCTGCCATTGGTACCGCTCTGGGCGGCCGACGACCTGACCCCGGGACTCTACGAAATTTCCACCGAGATGATCTCGAGCGAGCTGCCGTTACCGGCGACCACCTACACCACGACCACCTGCCTGTCGTCGGAGAACCTGGAGAAGGATCTGTCGAAAACGCTCGCAGCCCTTCCTGAAGGACAGGAATGCGAAGCCGTCAATTTCGAACTGGCCAGTGGCCAGGCACGGATCAGCATCCGTTGCATCACACCCATGGGTGCCATGCAGCTGGATTCGCAGGGCATCTACTCCGCTGACGGCTACTCACTGGCGAGCACCGTTTCGACAGAACTTGCCGGCAGAGAACTGAAGATCAATTCGAAAACCACCGGGAAGCGCATCGGCGACTGCTGA
- a CDS encoding PLP-dependent aminotransferase family protein: protein MNKPLRYQQVAHLIESQIRTGTLRAGMRAPSLRSLAGTAGVSVSTVSQAYQQLEQRGLLMARPRSGYFVATPLPATAAVPQSVVVRGRKARSVTGEAMDALLESMHRSDVLALGSAATRFSGRLNAVLNRLTRQILREEPQLPNRLSPPQGEERLRLAVAHRLSRYGSPVDPDSVVVTAGTMEAIALSLGVLCREGDTVLVESPTYFGVLQVIEYLHLKVLEVPNRPGAGIDIPAVTDLLAAQTIQAAILMPNFNNPTGALTSEPDKVRLVDLFAQAGVPVIEDDIYGDLHLGEDRPRPLASLRARESGSAGIVTCGSVSKTIAMGYRIGWAVSAELSPDIARAKFCTSLACPALLQRVLARFLETGGYDRYLRQLREQLIVDRDRYRDAIIRHFPEGTRVSNPEGGVVLWVQLPETVDSMDLFRHALAEKIGIAPGLIFSAKGDYRNYVRLTMGAGWDGHIEDALHRLGKLLVSRKPER from the coding sequence ATGAACAAGCCGCTGCGCTACCAGCAGGTTGCCCACCTCATCGAGTCGCAGATCCGCACCGGCACTCTGCGCGCTGGCATGCGCGCGCCTTCGTTACGATCCCTGGCGGGCACTGCGGGTGTCAGCGTGAGCACGGTGAGCCAGGCCTATCAGCAGCTCGAACAGCGCGGGCTGCTCATGGCCAGACCGCGGTCGGGCTACTTTGTGGCGACACCCCTGCCGGCGACGGCAGCAGTGCCGCAGAGCGTGGTCGTGCGTGGCAGGAAGGCCAGAAGTGTCACCGGGGAAGCCATGGATGCCCTGCTCGAGTCGATGCACCGATCAGATGTGCTGGCACTGGGCAGCGCGGCGACGCGCTTTTCAGGCCGACTCAATGCGGTACTCAATCGCCTGACCCGGCAGATCCTGCGTGAAGAACCCCAGCTGCCGAACCGGCTCAGTCCGCCCCAGGGAGAGGAGAGGCTGCGACTGGCGGTGGCGCATCGCCTCAGCCGTTATGGATCACCTGTGGACCCGGACAGCGTGGTGGTGACTGCCGGCACCATGGAGGCGATTGCGCTGTCTCTTGGTGTCCTGTGCAGGGAGGGGGATACGGTGCTGGTGGAGTCGCCCACCTACTTCGGAGTGCTTCAGGTGATCGAGTATCTGCACCTGAAAGTACTGGAAGTGCCGAATCGACCCGGCGCAGGAATAGATATTCCTGCGGTTACCGACCTGCTGGCTGCGCAAACCATTCAGGCTGCAATTCTGATGCCGAATTTCAACAACCCCACCGGAGCACTCACCAGTGAACCGGACAAGGTGCGGCTGGTCGATCTGTTTGCGCAGGCAGGCGTGCCGGTCATCGAAGATGACATTTATGGCGATCTGCATCTTGGCGAAGATCGGCCCAGACCGCTGGCCAGCCTCAGAGCGCGTGAATCCGGCAGCGCCGGCATTGTCACCTGCGGTTCGGTTTCAAAGACGATTGCCATGGGGTATCGGATCGGCTGGGCAGTCTCCGCTGAGCTGTCCCCGGACATAGCGCGGGCGAAATTCTGCACGTCACTGGCCTGTCCGGCGCTGCTGCAGCGGGTACTTGCACGGTTCCTGGAAACCGGTGGCTACGACCGCTACCTGCGTCAGTTGCGCGAACAACTGATTGTGGATCGGGACCGCTATCGCGATGCCATCATCCGCCACTTTCCGGAAGGTACCCGTGTGTCCAATCCGGAAGGCGGGGTGGTGCTGTGGGTGCAGCTTCCGGAGACGGTGGACAGCATGGATCTGTTCCGGCACGCCCTCGCGGAGAAAATCGGCATTGCCCCGGGGCTGATCTTTTCCGCCAAAGGCGATTACCGAAACTATGTCCGTCTGACAATGGGTGCAGGCTGGGACGGGCACATCGAGGACGCGCTGCACCGGCTCGGAAAACTTCTGGTGTCCCGTAAGCCGGAACGATGA
- a CDS encoding 3-hydroxyacyl-CoA dehydrogenase NAD-binding domain-containing protein, which yields MALKGTVHYEVRGDIALMTVDNPPVNPLSSGVRQGLHDGVTRALADQAVKAIVLTGAGRAFIAGADISEFGAAATAGPGLHECLALMESSSKPIIAAINGTAFGGGLEVALCCDYRVAAPAAPVGLPEVKLGLLPGAGGTQRLPRLIGAEKALGFIISGDPIPAPEAKKLGIVDEVIDGDIVAGGIAFAEKIVAAGGKTRKIRNESEKVKADRENTQIFADARANAARRLRGRFAPEMIIQCVEAAVNLGDFDAGMKVEQENFRKCLEHPQRAALIHLFFSEREVAKIPDVPKDTPVRKIGQAAVIGCGTMGGGIAMCFANAGIPVKVLEMNGEALDKGLGVIRRNYDIQAKRGRMSEADVDKRMGLLSGTTSYADLKDADVIVEAVYENLDVKIKVFKELDAIAKPGCILASNTSGLDVDKMAEATSRPADLIGMHFFSPANIMRLLEVVRGKKTSREVIATVMQLGRKLGKIAVLSGNAPGFIGNRMLGRYSGQAGEIILQGATPYQVDSVMNAFGMPMGPYQMNDLVGLDLGWRARKLAGVKPEDVPITARVADKLCNLERFGQKTSRGFYIYPEGSRVGQPDPEVVKIVEETSKELGIERRKIDDEEVLKRCLYALVNEGAKILEEGIALRPCDIDIVYINGYGFPEVTGGPMFWADQQGLDKVLADIRSFQKIYGGATWEPAPLLEKLVAGGKGFASLQG from the coding sequence ATGGCACTTAAAGGTACGGTTCATTACGAAGTGCGCGGTGATATTGCGCTCATGACGGTCGACAACCCGCCGGTGAATCCGCTGTCCAGCGGCGTGCGGCAGGGTCTCCACGATGGTGTGACCAGGGCGCTGGCAGACCAGGCGGTCAAGGCGATCGTGCTGACGGGTGCTGGACGCGCCTTCATAGCGGGTGCGGACATCTCCGAATTCGGTGCCGCGGCCACTGCCGGTCCCGGTCTGCACGAATGCCTTGCGCTGATGGAGAGCAGCAGCAAGCCCATTATCGCCGCAATCAACGGCACAGCCTTTGGCGGCGGTCTGGAAGTTGCCCTGTGCTGCGACTACCGCGTGGCCGCACCTGCTGCACCTGTAGGCCTGCCCGAAGTGAAGCTCGGTCTGCTGCCCGGCGCCGGTGGCACCCAGCGCCTGCCGCGACTGATCGGCGCGGAGAAGGCACTTGGTTTCATCATATCCGGTGATCCGATTCCCGCACCCGAGGCAAAAAAGCTGGGCATCGTGGACGAAGTGATTGACGGGGACATAGTCGCAGGCGGGATTGCCTTCGCTGAGAAGATCGTTGCTGCCGGAGGCAAGACCCGCAAGATCCGCAATGAGTCAGAGAAGGTGAAAGCGGATCGGGAAAACACCCAGATCTTCGCCGATGCCAGAGCAAACGCGGCGCGCCGTCTGCGTGGCCGGTTCGCGCCGGAAATGATCATTCAGTGTGTGGAAGCTGCAGTGAACCTGGGGGATTTCGATGCGGGCATGAAGGTCGAGCAGGAAAACTTCCGCAAGTGCCTCGAACATCCCCAGCGCGCAGCGCTCATCCATCTGTTCTTCAGCGAGCGCGAAGTCGCCAAGATCCCCGATGTGCCGAAAGACACGCCGGTGCGCAAGATCGGACAGGCGGCAGTCATCGGCTGCGGCACCATGGGTGGTGGTATCGCGATGTGTTTCGCCAACGCGGGCATTCCTGTGAAGGTTCTGGAAATGAACGGAGAAGCGCTGGACAAAGGCCTCGGGGTGATCCGGCGCAACTACGACATTCAGGCCAAGCGTGGCCGCATGAGTGAAGCCGATGTGGACAAGCGCATGGGACTGCTCTCCGGCACCACCAGCTACGCGGATCTGAAAGACGCGGATGTGATCGTGGAAGCCGTCTACGAAAACCTCGATGTGAAGATCAAGGTCTTCAAGGAACTCGATGCCATCGCCAAACCCGGTTGCATCCTGGCGAGCAACACCTCGGGACTGGATGTGGACAAGATGGCCGAAGCCACCAGCCGCCCGGCAGATCTGATCGGCATGCACTTCTTCTCACCCGCCAACATCATGCGCCTGCTCGAGGTGGTGCGTGGAAAGAAGACCAGCAGGGAAGTGATCGCCACGGTCATGCAGCTCGGCCGCAAGCTGGGCAAAATCGCCGTACTGTCCGGCAACGCGCCCGGGTTTATCGGTAATCGTATGCTCGGACGCTATTCCGGTCAGGCGGGCGAGATCATCCTCCAGGGTGCGACACCCTATCAGGTCGACTCGGTGATGAATGCTTTCGGCATGCCCATGGGTCCCTATCAGATGAATGATCTGGTGGGCCTGGACCTGGGCTGGCGGGCACGCAAGCTCGCGGGTGTGAAGCCCGAGGACGTGCCGATCACCGCCCGGGTGGCAGACAAGCTCTGCAATCTGGAGCGCTTCGGACAGAAGACTTCGCGCGGTTTCTATATCTACCCGGAAGGCAGTCGAGTGGGGCAGCCGGATCCGGAGGTCGTGAAGATCGTTGAAGAGACTTCGAAGGAGCTCGGCATCGAGCGACGCAAAATCGATGATGAAGAGGTGCTCAAGCGCTGCCTGTACGCGCTGGTGAACGAAGGGGCGAAAATTCTCGAAGAGGGGATCGCACTGCGTCCCTGCGACATCGACATCGTCTACATCAACGGCTACGGTTTCCCCGAAGTCACTGGTGGTCCGATGTTCTGGGCCGATCAGCAGGGGCTCGACAAGGTCCTCGCCGACATCAGATCATTCCAGAAGATCTATGGGGGAGCCACCTGGGAGCCAGCACCGCTGCTGGAGAAACTGGTGGCCGGGGGTAAGGGGTTCGCCAGCCTGCAGGGTTGA
- a CDS encoding LysE family translocator: MDALLALAAFTFVASITPGPNNLMLAASGVGFGFRRTLPHMVGVCVGFALLVLICGLGVGALITGNPAAATALKVVGSGYLLYLAWMLRGNFSSGSGGAGGQPMSFSAAVVFQFANPKAWLMGVTGASAFLPGIGNDWIALAIFCAVICAVNLPCITSWAVLGSAIRSRLNDPRWQRPFSGMMVLLTLYAAVAVWL, translated from the coding sequence ATGGATGCCCTGCTGGCGCTCGCCGCCTTCACCTTTGTCGCATCGATCACCCCCGGGCCGAACAACCTCATGCTGGCCGCTTCGGGAGTGGGCTTCGGATTCCGGCGGACGCTGCCGCACATGGTCGGCGTCTGCGTGGGGTTCGCGCTGCTGGTGCTGATCTGCGGTCTGGGCGTCGGTGCACTGATCACCGGAAATCCAGCCGCCGCCACTGCATTGAAAGTGGTGGGATCCGGTTATCTGCTCTACCTCGCCTGGATGCTGCGCGGTAATTTCAGCTCCGGCAGCGGTGGTGCTGGAGGGCAGCCCATGTCCTTTTCCGCCGCTGTCGTTTTCCAGTTCGCGAATCCGAAGGCCTGGCTGATGGGCGTGACCGGTGCCAGCGCGTTTCTGCCGGGCATTGGCAATGACTGGATCGCCCTGGCCATCTTCTGCGCGGTGATCTGTGCGGTGAACCTGCCCTGCATTACCAGCTGGGCCGTTCTGGGATCTGCCATCCGGTCCAGATTGAACGACCCCCGCTGGCAGCGACCGTTCAGCGGGATGATGGTGTTGCTGACACTTTACGCGGCCGTGGCCGTCTGGCTCTGA
- a CDS encoding MerR family transcriptional regulator has protein sequence MNRPIKMKELETRTGVGREAIRFYIREGILPEPHKPKPNVAHYTEEHVRRLLAIRHLQEERDMPLARIRAVLASAELEPVMAARSLHGIERLLPALMEGVRPAPDQRAVDVLAREGLTTEEFERALCAGVISATVRNGERWLSYRDCAILQRWGALRQAGFSRERGYDLSLLERYHGVARTLASQEVDQFFDAFSGDVGTQQAAEIAARGITLVNEMFSLLHIRALLAALEARLEVRSATP, from the coding sequence GTGAATCGTCCGATCAAGATGAAGGAACTGGAGACCCGCACAGGTGTGGGCCGCGAAGCTATCCGCTTCTATATTCGCGAAGGCATACTGCCCGAGCCCCACAAACCGAAACCAAACGTAGCCCACTACACCGAGGAGCACGTCCGTCGTCTGCTGGCGATCCGTCATCTGCAGGAAGAACGGGACATGCCGCTTGCGCGGATCCGCGCTGTGCTAGCGAGTGCCGAGCTGGAGCCGGTGATGGCCGCCCGCTCCCTGCACGGTATCGAACGACTCCTGCCGGCCCTGATGGAAGGAGTGCGGCCGGCACCGGACCAGCGGGCGGTGGACGTGCTGGCGCGTGAAGGGCTGACGACGGAAGAATTTGAGCGTGCGCTGTGCGCCGGGGTCATCTCTGCAACGGTGCGGAACGGTGAGCGCTGGTTGAGCTATCGGGATTGCGCGATTCTGCAGCGCTGGGGTGCTCTGCGACAGGCTGGATTCAGCCGCGAGCGCGGCTATGACCTGTCTCTGCTCGAGCGCTACCATGGCGTTGCACGGACACTGGCTTCTCAGGAGGTCGATCAGTTTTTCGATGCCTTCAGCGGCGATGTCGGCACTCAGCAGGCGGCGGAAATCGCTGCGCGGGGTATCACCCTTGTGAACGAGATGTTTTCCCTGCTGCACATCAGGGCACTGCTTGCAGCACTCGAAGCGCGGCTCGAGGTTCGCTCAGCGACTCCTTGA
- a CDS encoding thioesterase family protein, producing MQACFYGSVNRWECDENDHLNVRFFAHKMNQALQVFLHGHGWEIASDMTHLGQVIRAQHIRFLKEARIATPLRVDCGLVGGAAEDLHVLCLMKNNADESVLAAFTTEVHVGAWFGRPDLECSPVTDATGPRGIDPLDLFPRPGSLDQARAAGFRSMGRGVIEDVECDSSGLLLPHVYIGRISDGMPNLWALTSTIESADSRRTGEMGGAALEYRLNILDPLRQGEIFHHVSGIRSLGGKTQHMVHMLFSESRGRLSASAEAIGVVMDLTTRKAMPISEQRRERLTPMLLRRAGPAADTEG from the coding sequence ATGCAGGCGTGTTTTTACGGCAGTGTGAACCGCTGGGAGTGTGACGAAAACGATCACCTCAACGTTCGGTTTTTTGCCCACAAGATGAACCAGGCACTCCAGGTGTTTCTGCATGGTCACGGCTGGGAGATTGCCAGCGACATGACTCACCTGGGGCAGGTGATACGGGCGCAGCACATCCGCTTTCTGAAGGAGGCGCGCATAGCGACACCACTGAGGGTGGATTGCGGGCTCGTCGGCGGTGCCGCGGAAGATCTTCACGTGCTCTGTCTGATGAAAAACAACGCCGATGAGAGTGTGCTGGCAGCGTTCACCACCGAAGTCCACGTCGGCGCCTGGTTCGGTCGGCCGGATCTTGAGTGTTCGCCGGTGACTGACGCCACGGGGCCCAGAGGCATCGATCCGCTGGACCTTTTTCCCCGGCCCGGCTCTCTGGATCAGGCGCGTGCCGCGGGTTTTCGAAGCATGGGCAGGGGTGTGATCGAGGACGTGGAATGTGACAGTTCCGGACTGCTGCTGCCCCACGTCTATATTGGTCGGATCTCAGACGGCATGCCGAATCTCTGGGCACTGACCAGCACGATAGAAAGCGCTGACAGTCGTCGCACGGGTGAAATGGGGGGGGCGGCACTCGAGTATCGCCTGAATATTCTCGACCCTTTGCGACAGGGTGAAATCTTCCACCATGTTTCCGGCATCCGATCCTTAGGCGGTAAGACACAGCACATGGTGCACATGCTGTTCAGCGAATCCCGCGGCCGCCTGTCGGCGAGTGCCGAGGCAATAGGGGTTGTGATGGACCTCACCACGCGCAAGGCGATGCCGATTTCCGAGCAGCGACGGGAAAGGCTCACACCCATGCTGCTGCGCCGCGCGGGACCTGCTGCTGACACGGAAGGCTGA
- a CDS encoding glucose 1-dehydrogenase, with protein MTGRVAGKVALVTGAGSGIGRACAERLAAEGAVVIATDIDETGGRQTVTHIHAADGEAHFLRQDVSDEAGWQTLLAWIREEQDCLHILVNNAGIGVGGSILEMSLAEWRRQQAINLDGVFLGMKHCIPLIRDSGGGSIINMSSVAGLKGSPNLAAYCATKGGVRLLTKAVALECAGQRWPVRVNSVHPGVIDTPIWTKVNPEYFSEGANAVDVDAMAELGVPMGLPGKAQDIANGVLFLASDESSYMTGTELVIDGGITA; from the coding sequence ATGACAGGACGGGTAGCAGGAAAAGTCGCGCTGGTTACCGGCGCCGGGTCAGGTATCGGGCGCGCCTGCGCCGAACGACTGGCTGCGGAAGGCGCAGTCGTAATCGCCACGGATATCGACGAGACCGGCGGCAGACAGACCGTGACACACATTCACGCCGCCGACGGCGAAGCCCACTTCCTGCGTCAGGATGTGTCTGACGAAGCCGGCTGGCAGACGCTGCTTGCCTGGATACGCGAGGAACAGGACTGCCTTCATATCCTGGTCAACAACGCCGGCATCGGCGTCGGCGGCAGCATCCTTGAGATGAGTCTTGCCGAGTGGCGCCGCCAGCAGGCCATCAACCTCGATGGTGTGTTCCTGGGCATGAAACACTGCATCCCTCTGATCCGCGACTCCGGTGGCGGCTCGATCATCAACATGTCTTCCGTGGCGGGACTGAAAGGTTCCCCGAATCTGGCCGCCTATTGCGCAACCAAGGGTGGTGTGCGGCTGCTGACCAAAGCCGTGGCGCTGGAATGTGCGGGTCAGCGCTGGCCGGTCAGGGTGAACTCTGTGCATCCGGGCGTGATCGACACACCCATCTGGACCAAGGTCAATCCCGAGTATTTCAGCGAAGGCGCGAATGCGGTCGATGTGGATGCCATGGCCGAACTCGGGGTTCCCATGGGTCTGCCGGGGAAAGCGCAGGACATCGCCAATGGTGTGCTGTTCCTCGCAAGTGACGAATCTTCCTATATGACCGGCACCGAACTGGTTATCGATGGCGGGATTACAGCCTGA
- a CDS encoding cytochrome P450, translating to MSEAIQSPTFASKGQVGTDPYSIPLERIDVSDSELFEANEQARYFERLRREDPVHYCAESDFGPFWSVTKFEDIKSVDTNNEVYSSVPTIVIGDPPADFTLPMFIAMDPPRHDVQRKGVTGAVSPRNLSLLEPTIRQRVGDILESLPVGESFNWVDKVSIELTTQMLATLFDFPFEDRRLLTHWSDCATASPVQTGGTSMTQDEIQAELMKCLEYFNQLWQERKANPGNDFVSMMTQSEAFQDMDPMEYLGNLVLLIVGGNDTTRNSISGGVYALNQHPDEYARLKQDHSLIPNMISEVIRWQTPLMHMRRTALSDATLGGKQIKAGDRVVMWYLSGNRDEDVFEDGERFIIDRPNARQHVSFGYGLHRCMGNRLAEMQLRILWEEILQRFSHVEVVGEPVRARSNFVRGYLDLPVKLHVA from the coding sequence ATGAGTGAAGCCATTCAGAGTCCGACGTTTGCATCCAAAGGTCAGGTCGGCACGGATCCGTACAGCATCCCGCTGGAGAGGATCGACGTCTCCGATTCGGAGCTTTTCGAGGCCAATGAGCAGGCCCGCTATTTCGAGCGCCTGCGCAGGGAAGATCCGGTGCACTACTGCGCGGAAAGTGACTTCGGCCCCTTCTGGTCGGTGACAAAATTCGAAGACATCAAGTCGGTGGATACCAACAACGAGGTCTACTCCTCAGTACCCACCATCGTAATCGGCGATCCACCGGCAGACTTCACCCTGCCCATGTTCATCGCCATGGATCCGCCGCGTCATGATGTGCAGCGCAAGGGTGTAACCGGTGCGGTCAGTCCGCGTAATCTCTCACTGCTTGAACCGACGATCCGTCAGCGGGTGGGCGACATTCTCGAGTCGCTGCCAGTCGGGGAATCGTTCAACTGGGTGGATAAAGTCTCCATCGAGCTCACCACCCAGATGCTGGCCACCCTGTTCGATTTTCCATTCGAAGATCGCCGGCTGCTCACCCACTGGTCCGATTGCGCAACTGCGTCTCCCGTGCAGACAGGCGGCACCAGCATGACCCAGGATGAGATACAGGCCGAACTGATGAAGTGCCTGGAGTACTTCAACCAGCTGTGGCAGGAACGCAAAGCCAATCCCGGCAACGACTTCGTGTCGATGATGACTCAGAGTGAAGCCTTCCAGGACATGGACCCCATGGAGTATCTGGGTAACCTGGTGCTGCTGATCGTTGGCGGCAACGACACCACCCGCAACTCCATCTCCGGCGGCGTCTATGCACTCAATCAGCATCCGGATGAATATGCCAGGCTTAAGCAGGACCATTCCCTCATCCCCAACATGATCTCCGAAGTCATCCGCTGGCAGACGCCACTGATGCACATGCGGCGCACCGCGCTGTCTGACGCCACCCTCGGCGGCAAGCAGATCAAAGCCGGTGACCGGGTGGTGATGTGGTACCTGTCCGGCAATCGGGATGAAGACGTATTCGAAGACGGTGAGCGTTTCATCATCGACCGTCCCAATGCGCGGCAGCATGTGTCATTCGGTTACGGGCTGCACCGCTGCATGGGCAACCGGCTCGCCGAGATGCAGTTGCGCATTCTCTGGGAAGAAATCCTGCAGCGCTTTTCCCATGTCGAAGTGGTCGGTGAACCGGTGCGCGCGCGCTCTAACTTCGTGCGCGGCTATCTCGACCTGCCCGTGAAGCTGCACGTCGCCTGA
- a CDS encoding PhzF family phenazine biosynthesis protein, whose translation MKLSIVDVFAEAVYQGNQLAVVEDAAGLSTSRMQTIAREMNFSETTFVTARSEGRAAVRIFTPGEELPFAGHPTLGTAWVLTRGAAPITLNLVAGAVPVRFHKGIAWLTPPPVREGPAIEVTEAAALLGLATADLDPDFDTQVLDCGPVFPMIGVRSLAALKRVKVDLDVQRSLGVAGFPFAFCRGGYSPGVDFAARMQFFDGSLLREDPATGSANAAFAHYLRARGFTGGRIVEQGFEIDRPSRIYLDIGAELSVGGKVWPVLEGQLIQ comes from the coding sequence ATGAAACTGAGCATCGTGGATGTTTTTGCAGAGGCGGTTTACCAGGGAAATCAGCTCGCCGTGGTGGAAGATGCCGCCGGCTTGAGCACTTCCCGGATGCAGACCATTGCCCGGGAGATGAACTTTTCCGAGACGACCTTCGTGACCGCCCGCAGCGAGGGTCGCGCAGCCGTTCGAATTTTCACACCAGGCGAGGAGCTACCCTTTGCCGGTCACCCCACCCTGGGCACCGCCTGGGTCCTTACCCGGGGTGCTGCCCCGATTACTCTGAATCTTGTCGCTGGCGCGGTACCCGTCCGCTTCCACAAGGGTATCGCCTGGCTGACGCCGCCACCGGTGCGGGAAGGCCCCGCCATCGAAGTCACAGAGGCTGCCGCGCTCCTCGGCCTTGCAACAGCCGACCTGGACCCGGACTTCGATACCCAGGTACTCGACTGCGGTCCGGTATTCCCCATGATCGGCGTACGCTCACTGGCAGCACTCAAGCGGGTGAAAGTGGATCTCGACGTTCAGCGCAGTCTCGGTGTTGCGGGTTTCCCATTCGCATTCTGCCGGGGCGGCTATTCGCCGGGAGTGGATTTCGCGGCAAGGATGCAGTTTTTCGACGGCAGTTTGTTGCGGGAAGATCCAGCCACGGGTTCAGCTAACGCGGCATTCGCACACTACCTGCGCGCTCGAGGCTTCACCGGCGGCAGAATCGTCGAGCAGGGATTCGAAATCGACCGGCCTTCGCGCATCTATCTGGACATCGGTGCGGAGCTGTCTGTCGGGGGGAAGGTCTGGCCGGTTCTTGAAGGGCAACTCATCCAGTGA
- a CDS encoding DUF6265 family protein, translating into MSRTLSLSLFLSLLLCAGAQAAEGTAADTRTVTASIDELAWMTGSWSGPIGDGVLEENWVAPGNGSIGALVRMTRDGSTGMVELIVIEQTGETLTLYLQQWDPGMTPRSERAQKMVLSAIGEQSVSFRATEASGLKGLTYSRPADDTFVVEVHTPDDREIQINLKAR; encoded by the coding sequence ATGTCTCGAACACTATCACTATCTCTGTTCCTGAGTCTGCTGCTCTGCGCCGGTGCGCAGGCGGCCGAAGGTACTGCCGCAGATACCCGGACCGTCACAGCCAGCATCGACGAACTGGCATGGATGACGGGCAGCTGGTCAGGCCCGATTGGTGATGGTGTGCTGGAGGAGAACTGGGTCGCTCCCGGCAACGGCAGCATTGGTGCGCTGGTGCGAATGACCCGCGACGGCTCGACCGGCATGGTCGAACTGATCGTGATCGAGCAGACCGGAGAAACCCTGACCCTGTATCTGCAGCAGTGGGATCCGGGTATGACACCCCGCAGCGAGCGCGCGCAGAAGATGGTGCTGTCGGCCATCGGCGAGCAGAGCGTCAGCTTCCGTGCAACCGAAGCTTCAGGTCTGAAGGGCCTGACCTACAGCCGACCGGCTGACGACACCTTCGTGGTGGAAGTGCACACGCCGGATGACCGGGAAATCCAGATCAACCTGAAGGCGCGCTGA
- a CDS encoding fatty acid desaturase: MNEIGTKQEGRQSEKKPLAVYVVALVMVGFHLGCLAVFSTGVSVAALVVTALLYVFRGLGITAGYHRLLAHRSFQTSRFMQFIMALAGSLAIQGGPLWWVAHHRSHHRDTDTELDIHSPVTKGFWQSHMGWMMSAGAFQEKGANTRDLHKFPELKWLQRYYVPLIVGQGLALYALGATLNAWFPGWGTSGAQMLVWGLFVSTVITWHITFSVNSVCHTWGKRPHETGDASTNNPYIGVLAYGEGWHNNHHMYPSSARHGLEAGQLDLTWLLLKLLEKLGLVSNLKVPRQYREA; the protein is encoded by the coding sequence TTGAACGAGATCGGTACGAAACAGGAAGGAAGGCAATCGGAAAAAAAACCGCTCGCCGTTTATGTGGTGGCGCTTGTGATGGTGGGATTCCATCTCGGCTGCCTGGCGGTATTCAGCACCGGTGTCAGCGTCGCGGCCCTTGTCGTCACAGCCCTGCTGTACGTGTTTCGAGGCCTGGGTATCACCGCAGGGTATCACCGTCTGCTCGCACACCGTTCCTTTCAGACCTCACGATTCATGCAGTTCATCATGGCACTGGCAGGCAGCCTCGCGATTCAGGGTGGACCATTGTGGTGGGTGGCCCACCACCGTTCACACCACCGTGATACGGATACCGAGCTGGACATCCATTCCCCGGTGACCAAAGGATTCTGGCAGTCTCACATGGGCTGGATGATGAGCGCCGGCGCGTTCCAGGAAAAAGGCGCCAATACCCGCGATCTCCACAAGTTTCCTGAACTGAAATGGCTGCAGCGCTATTACGTACCACTGATCGTCGGTCAGGGTCTGGCGCTCTACGCCTTAGGCGCGACCCTCAATGCCTGGTTCCCGGGCTGGGGCACTTCCGGTGCGCAGATGCTGGTGTGGGGTCTGTTCGTGAGTACCGTTATCACCTGGCACATCACCTTCTCAGTCAACTCAGTGTGTCATACCTGGGGCAAGCGGCCGCACGAGACTGGTGATGCCAGCACCAACAATCCGTATATCGGCGTTCTCGCTTATGGGGAGGGCTGGCACAACAATCACCATATGTATCCCTCGTCAGCACGGCATGGACTCGAAGCCGGGCAGCTCGACCTCACCTGGCTGCTGCTCAAACTGCTGGAGAAACTCGGGCTGGTGAGCAATCTGAAGGTGCCGAGACAGTATCGGGAAGCCTGA